One genomic region from Desulfomonilaceae bacterium encodes:
- a CDS encoding secretin N-terminal domain-containing protein, producing MFRILFFACFVIQKIPRFSRFITVIVLILVGVNPLEGYNERATENGVFLYEAVRIKNGLPSEITKILRGLFNHGREITNDNKSASENNFTVDDAIRQSTEPKKEEETFYRKEPDKKRSRHRARPRAERPDNESPLIWPDDRKSLIFVRDTASRIRQIRKIIKSLDKPEAQIRIESRIVRANKDWSRGIGILWGGRNNQFGGVKTDRSSYWGITGNQSGYPANTATGANLKQTIFVNGTQQPTSRTITSSEIPSRLAVNLPASVANLGDIMGLGMQFGLLANQYITELDFRLQIGEAQGQARTVARPNIQVSDGSNAVIKSGSVLNVQTSSPQWGTNSHLVPVDLKLQVTPKILADKRIKLIITVTDNEPNPLPTTGELYLEREAHTTMTIGDGETCVIGGIIRDTVIGRREGWPGLMNLPIVGMLFSNKTKSKETDELLVFISPKVVFKPK from the coding sequence ATGTTTCGCATTTTGTTTTTCGCTTGTTTTGTAATCCAAAAGATTCCCAGGTTTTCGCGTTTCATTACGGTGATCGTTCTAATCCTTGTGGGAGTTAATCCTCTCGAAGGTTATAACGAGAGGGCAACGGAGAATGGGGTTTTCTTGTATGAAGCCGTCCGAATCAAAAATGGACTGCCGTCTGAAATTACCAAGATTCTGAGAGGTCTTTTCAATCATGGCCGTGAAATCACAAATGACAACAAGAGCGCCAGTGAAAATAATTTCACGGTGGATGATGCGATTAGACAATCGACTGAACCAAAGAAGGAAGAAGAAACCTTTTACCGAAAAGAACCAGATAAAAAGCGATCTCGCCACCGTGCACGACCTAGGGCTGAAAGACCCGATAACGAATCACCTCTGATTTGGCCGGACGACAGAAAGTCGTTGATTTTTGTCAGAGATACGGCCAGCAGGATCAGACAAATAAGAAAGATCATCAAATCGTTGGACAAGCCGGAAGCCCAGATTCGCATTGAAAGCCGCATTGTTCGAGCCAACAAGGATTGGAGCAGAGGCATTGGGATTCTTTGGGGCGGTAGAAACAACCAATTCGGGGGTGTTAAAACAGATCGATCAAGCTATTGGGGCATAACAGGAAATCAATCCGGATATCCCGCCAATACAGCCACGGGGGCTAACCTCAAACAGACAATCTTCGTAAACGGAACGCAGCAGCCTACCAGCAGGACCATAACATCGAGTGAAATACCCTCCCGACTTGCCGTCAATCTTCCGGCGAGCGTCGCGAACCTGGGTGACATCATGGGGTTGGGAATGCAATTTGGACTCCTGGCTAATCAATATATTACTGAACTTGACTTTCGCCTTCAGATCGGAGAGGCGCAGGGACAGGCCAGGACAGTGGCTCGCCCCAACATTCAAGTCTCGGATGGATCTAACGCTGTCATAAAGAGTGGTTCAGTGCTCAATGTTCAGACTTCTTCACCACAGTGGGGCACCAACTCGCATCTGGTTCCAGTTGACCTAAAACTCCAGGTAACACCCAAAATTCTCGCAGACAAAAGAATAAAACTGATAATCACGGTGACTGATAACGAGCCGAACCCTCTGCCCACAACGGGAGAATTATATTTGGAACGGGAGGCTCATACCACCATGACCATCGGCGATGGAGAGACATGCGTAATAGGCGGAATAATCAGGGATACGGTCATAGGACGTCGTGAGGGTTGGCCAGGCCTGATGAACCTGCCCATAGTAGGAATGTTGTTCAGCAACAAAACAAAGTCCAAAGAGACGGACGAATTGTTGGTATTTATCAGTCCAAAGGTAGTTTTCAAGCCGAAATAG
- the yqeB gene encoding selenium-dependent molybdenum cofactor biosynthesis protein YqeB, with translation MIKSHAKLLMLSDLKILIRGAGEMATGSACRLYNSGFFRILMTEIEKPLAVRRAVSFCEAVYEKSWTVEDVRAELVNHVEEAHELWARKSIPVLVDPPASCLNAFQPDILIDAILAKKNTGTSMQDAPLVIALGPGFSAGKDAHYVVETARGHQLGRLISSGYSLPNTGIPGDIAGHTGLRVLRAPTKGVFLSELSIGAHVEEGQLIGLVSNKPVNARLSGVLRGLIRPGTSVAPNLKIGDIDPRGEASYCVTISEKARAIGGTALEAILRAYNSTLALTNRDRFE, from the coding sequence ATGATCAAAAGCCATGCAAAACTGTTGATGCTCTCTGATTTGAAAATACTGATTCGTGGGGCAGGGGAAATGGCGACGGGGTCCGCCTGCCGCCTCTACAATTCGGGGTTCTTCAGAATCCTGATGACTGAAATCGAAAAACCTCTCGCAGTCAGACGTGCGGTCAGTTTCTGTGAGGCTGTATACGAGAAAAGCTGGACAGTAGAGGACGTAAGGGCGGAACTGGTAAATCATGTCGAAGAAGCTCATGAACTTTGGGCAAGGAAAAGCATTCCGGTTCTTGTGGACCCTCCAGCCTCCTGTTTGAATGCGTTTCAGCCTGATATCCTTATCGACGCCATACTTGCCAAGAAAAACACAGGGACTTCAATGCAGGACGCTCCTTTGGTGATAGCGCTTGGCCCAGGTTTTTCTGCTGGTAAAGACGCTCACTACGTTGTGGAGACAGCAAGAGGCCACCAACTGGGCCGGTTAATTTCTAGCGGTTACTCCTTGCCTAATACCGGTATACCCGGCGACATAGCTGGACACACAGGGTTAAGAGTGCTAAGGGCACCCACAAAAGGGGTTTTCCTCTCTGAGTTATCTATAGGGGCGCATGTGGAAGAAGGCCAGTTGATAGGACTTGTGTCCAATAAACCCGTAAATGCCAGGTTGAGCGGTGTTTTGAGAGGATTGATTCGACCTGGGACCTCAGTGGCGCCAAATCTCAAGATAGGAGACATAGATCCTCGCGGCGAGGCGTCTTACTGTGTGACAATTTCCGAAAAAGCTAGAGCTATCGGGGGGACAGCGCTCGAAGCGATACTTAGGGCCTACAACTCAACCCTGGCTCTAACTAACCGGGACAGGTTTGAATAG
- a CDS encoding xanthine dehydrogenase family protein molybdopterin-binding subunit, which produces MPNYAFVGKSMPRVDSRAKVTGEALFTADIKLPKMLVGKILRSPHPHARIVNVDISEALRVPGVKAIITGRDVLQRKWGVFGYTQDQQFLPADKVRFIGEEVAAVAAVDEDSAQRAIDCIRVDYEILEAVFDAMESLSPTAPLLHDDFPQNINVHVPINVGDVEKGFAESYYVREDTFTASEDSYFQGEPYAVVARFDMDNNLEIWMPNAGPHMKAKPLSNALGIPLNKIRVRKITIGGAFGGRSEIAPADLICALLARKSGRPVKIVYTREENSIATRQGHALITTIKTGVREDGRVIARDVTCYMDGGAYSSTGPIAVSVPFLCMEQAYKMDHVRYNGYRIYTNKPPRGMIRIHGRAFASGVDTQLDMIGEHLGIDPVTMRLINAREPGEFTNTKSHVASCAMKETITRAAEKSGWNDKWGKLPPLRGIGIGCNSVQTGFPMGIRGGSLAIIKLNEDGGATVISGVVDNGQGNDNMLVQIAAEELGIRTEDVQLVTADTEVTPSDPGAYSQVSTFIGGHAVKNAAENVRRQLFETAAKKLNVKVDDLIARDRMIYVKDSPDTSIPLKKVVRMLLAQGKSVSGQGDYWPKVDPKREWVKNPFGQMCGAFSFGTTVAEVEVDPETGKVTVLEVTAAQDVGFALNPLVLEGQFQGSIAMGGQGGILTEGHVWDGGSVLNPTQLDYKVPLACDMPKINTIIIESNDPEGPYGSKESGMSIAMSAAQAYAAAVSNAIGVYMTDFPLTPDKILEALQNKVEGEIPNQDEGVPEKGLEVMVPAV; this is translated from the coding sequence ATGCCCAACTATGCGTTCGTTGGAAAGAGTATGCCCAGGGTAGATAGTAGGGCCAAAGTCACTGGCGAAGCCCTTTTTACGGCCGACATCAAACTTCCCAAGATGTTGGTGGGAAAGATCCTCCGAAGCCCCCACCCTCATGCCCGAATTGTCAATGTCGACATTTCGGAAGCGCTTCGAGTGCCGGGAGTAAAGGCGATAATTACCGGACGGGACGTTCTCCAGAGAAAATGGGGGGTGTTCGGTTATACTCAGGATCAGCAGTTTCTCCCAGCAGACAAAGTAAGGTTTATTGGGGAAGAGGTAGCAGCCGTAGCGGCTGTTGACGAGGACTCGGCGCAACGAGCCATAGATTGTATTCGTGTCGATTACGAGATTCTTGAAGCGGTCTTTGACGCTATGGAATCACTATCTCCGACCGCTCCGCTCCTTCACGACGACTTTCCGCAGAATATAAATGTCCACGTCCCTATCAATGTAGGAGATGTTGAAAAAGGCTTTGCCGAATCCTATTACGTCCGGGAAGATACTTTTACAGCATCTGAGGATTCATATTTTCAGGGTGAGCCATATGCCGTGGTGGCCCGTTTCGACATGGACAACAACCTTGAAATCTGGATGCCGAACGCTGGTCCTCATATGAAGGCCAAGCCTTTGTCCAACGCCTTGGGTATCCCACTCAACAAGATACGGGTTCGAAAAATCACCATTGGGGGCGCTTTTGGCGGTCGTAGTGAAATAGCGCCTGCGGATCTTATATGCGCCCTGTTGGCCCGCAAGAGTGGCAGGCCTGTGAAAATCGTTTATACCAGGGAAGAGAACTCCATAGCGACTCGCCAGGGACACGCTCTGATCACCACAATAAAGACAGGTGTCAGAGAGGATGGTAGAGTAATCGCACGGGATGTGACCTGCTATATGGATGGTGGGGCTTACAGCTCGACAGGTCCAATCGCTGTCAGTGTGCCTTTCTTGTGCATGGAGCAGGCCTACAAAATGGATCACGTTCGATACAATGGGTACAGAATTTATACCAATAAACCCCCACGCGGTATGATTAGAATACATGGCAGGGCCTTCGCCAGTGGGGTAGATACCCAACTGGACATGATCGGCGAGCATTTGGGGATTGATCCGGTCACCATGCGACTTATCAATGCCCGGGAACCCGGGGAATTTACCAATACCAAATCTCATGTTGCAAGTTGCGCCATGAAGGAAACCATTACTAGAGCCGCTGAAAAATCAGGTTGGAATGACAAATGGGGTAAACTTCCACCTTTGCGCGGAATTGGCATCGGTTGCAATTCCGTTCAGACTGGATTCCCCATGGGTATTCGGGGCGGGTCTCTAGCCATAATCAAACTCAACGAAGATGGAGGAGCTACTGTCATTTCTGGAGTGGTGGATAACGGTCAGGGAAATGACAATATGCTGGTTCAAATTGCCGCCGAGGAACTCGGCATTCGCACTGAGGATGTTCAACTCGTTACAGCGGATACCGAGGTTACCCCCTCTGACCCGGGCGCCTATTCGCAGGTTTCTACCTTCATTGGTGGACATGCGGTAAAGAACGCGGCCGAAAATGTTCGAAGACAGTTATTCGAGACTGCGGCTAAAAAACTCAATGTAAAGGTGGACGACTTGATAGCGCGAGACCGCATGATTTACGTCAAAGATTCCCCAGACACAAGCATTCCCCTGAAAAAGGTAGTCAGGATGCTTTTAGCCCAGGGGAAATCGGTCAGCGGGCAAGGGGACTACTGGCCCAAAGTTGATCCTAAGAGAGAGTGGGTCAAGAATCCTTTCGGACAGATGTGCGGAGCTTTTTCGTTCGGAACTACGGTGGCAGAGGTTGAAGTGGATCCCGAAACCGGCAAGGTAACTGTCCTGGAAGTGACTGCGGCCCAAGACGTCGGTTTTGCTCTGAACCCGCTTGTTCTCGAAGGCCAGTTTCAGGGGTCCATTGCCATGGGAGGCCAGGGCGGGATTCTAACTGAAGGACACGTTTGGGACGGAGGCTCGGTATTAAATCCTACACAACTGGATTACAAAGTGCCTTTGGCTTGTGACATGCCCAAAATTAATACCATCATAATTGAATCCAATGACCCGGAAGGTCCGTACGGATCCAAAGAATCCGGAATGTCAATCGCTATGTCGGCGGCTCAGGCTTATGCGGCAGCGGTCAGTAATGCAATCGGAGTTTACATGACCGATTTTCCTTTAACTCCGGACAAAATTTTGGAGGCATTGCAAAACAAAGTGGAAGGTGAGATCCCAAATCAAGATGAAGGTGTACCGGAAAAAGGCCTCGAAGTGATGGTTCCGGCGGTTTAG
- a CDS encoding (2Fe-2S)-binding protein, protein MNKQPLEITINGESCSLAVDPNRTLLELLREDLDLTGAKEGCGEGVCGGCTVLMDGKPVRSCLTLAVEASGTHITTVEGLAQNGEIDPLQQSFIDHGAVQCGFCTSGMLMAAKGLALNNPHAGKKEIINAMSGHICRCTGYTKIIEAVEAVVDRSKEKR, encoded by the coding sequence ATGAACAAACAGCCATTAGAAATTACGATTAACGGGGAAAGCTGTTCCCTGGCGGTAGACCCAAATCGCACACTCTTAGAGCTTCTTCGAGAGGATTTGGACCTGACCGGAGCGAAAGAAGGGTGCGGAGAAGGGGTCTGCGGTGGCTGCACTGTCCTGATGGACGGCAAGCCTGTCCGTTCCTGTTTGACACTGGCTGTTGAGGCCTCGGGAACCCACATTACGACCGTTGAGGGGCTCGCTCAAAATGGCGAAATTGATCCCCTGCAGCAGTCATTTATTGATCATGGCGCTGTTCAATGCGGGTTTTGTACGTCCGGTATGTTAATGGCAGCCAAAGGATTGGCGCTCAACAACCCGCACGCTGGAAAAAAAGAAATCATAAACGCTATGAGCGGGCACATTTGCAGATGCACTGGATATACAAAAATTATCGAGGCAGTGGAAGCCGTGGTGGATAGGTCAAAGGAAAAGAGGTAG